The following DNA comes from Arcobacter cloacae.
AATAGCTAATAAAATTAGTACAAAATTTTCCATATTTTATTCACAAAAACTATTTTCACACATATTTTCAGAAGTTACTTTTCCAAACTCTTTTACATAATCAATTCCCCATTTATGCATCTCTTCTAAAACAGGTTTTAGATTTTTCCCACATGAAGTTAGACTATAAACAACTTTTGGTGGAACTTCTGCGTATACTTCTCTGTGAATTATATTTTTTTCTTCTAACTCTTTTAATTTTATAGTTAGAGTTTTTTGAGTTATTTCATTTATTATTTCATGTAACTCTTTAAATCTTTTTTCACCATCAAGTAAATGCCAAATAATTGCTAACTTCCATCTATCATTGAAAATATCAAGGGTTACAGCAACACTACATCTATACTCTTTATCGTTTATATAATACATATATCAATTCCTTAAACATAAAAATTTATTATATCATAAAGAGAATAAATATCTCTTACTTACCTAAAGTAAAGTAAGAGTATATTAAGTTTATAATGAATATAATTTTTAAAAATTTAAGGAGTTTAAATGAAAAAAGTTTTGATTTTAAATGGTCATCAATATTATGATGTGGTAGCAAAGGGTGAATTAACTCAACATTATATAGATACTGCAAATGATTTTTTTCTTAAAAATGGTTTTGAAGTAAAACATACACATATTGAAAAAGGTTATGATGTAGAAGAAGAGTGCCAAAAATTTGAATGGGCTGATTATGTTTTATTTCAATATCCAGTTTATTGGATGGGTGTTCCTTGGATAACAAAAAAATATTTTGATGAAACATTTACTCAAGGAAGACATTACACAAGTGATGGAAGAAGTAGAAGTGATGAGAGTAAAACTTATGGAACAGGAGGTTTATTAAAAGGTAAAAAATATATGTTAAGTTTAACTTACAATTGTCCAACAAGTGAATTTGATAATCCAAAAGGTTTTTTTGATGGTTTATCTTTAGACGAAGCACATATTGCAACTCACAAAACTTTCCAATTTTGTGGACTAGAGCCACTTAAAACTTATTCAGTTCATGATATTTTTAAAGGTGATTTAGATTTAAAAAAAGAGTTAGAGAAATTTGAAGCAGTTTTAACTGAAAACTTTTTATAGGAATAAATATGAAAAATATAGTTATAGTTGCAACAATAAAAGTAAAAGAAGCTTTTAAAGAGGAAGTTTATAATGAACTTTTAAAACTTCACAAAGCAACTCATGAATTTGATGAAGGTTGTATTCAGTATGATTTACATAAAGATTTAAGTGATGATTTTAGTTTTACTTTTGTAGAGACTTGGGAAAGTCAAGATTTTTTGTCTTTACATGAAGAAAAAGAGCATTTTAAAACTTTTGTATCAAAAATTGAAAACAAAATAGAGGGATTAACAATCAACAAATTAGAAAAGTTAGAAATCTAAAAGGATTTTTTATGAGCCTATTATTAAAAAGTGCAAATATTGGAACATTAGAGTTAAAAAATAGAGTTGTTATGCCACCTATGTGTATGTATAAAAGTGATGAGAGTGGAGAAATAAAAGATTTTCATAAATATCATTATGTATCAAGAGCTTTAGGTGGGGTTGGATTTATTATTGTTGAAGCAACTGCAATTGAGCCAAAAGGAAGAATCTCATCAAATGATTTAGGTCTTTGGGATGATTCTTTAATAGAAAAACATAAACAATTAAATAAAGATATACACTCTTTTGGTGCAAAAACAGCAATTCAAATTGCCCACGCAGGAAGAAAATCGACTGTTATTGACTCAACTCCAATAGCTCCAAGTTCAATTGCTTTTTCAAAAGAGGCTTTATATAAACTTCCAAAAGAAGTTTCAATAGAAGAGATAAAAGATATTAAAGAACTATTTATAAAAGCAGCTTTTAGAGCAAAAGAGGCAAATTATGATGCAATTGAACTTCATTCAGCTCATGGTTATTTATTATGTGAGTTTTTATCACCACTTTCAAATAATAGAACAGATATTTATGGTGGAACTTTAGAAAATAGATGTAGATTAGTTTTAGAAATAGCTACTGAGATTAAACAAAAATTAGATTTACCTTTGATTGTTAGAATTAGTGCTGATGAGTGGATGAAGGAAGGTTGGAATATTGAAGATTCTATTTATTTATCAAAAGAGTTAGAAAAAATAGGAGTTGATGCAATTCATGTATCAAGTGGTGGAAATATAGAAAAACCAGATAATACTCCAATAATAGAAGCTTTATATCAATCTTTTTGGGCAAAAAAAATAAAAGAAAATGTAAATATTCCTGTTATTGCAGTTGGATTAATTACAACAGCAATTGAAGGAGAATATCTACTTGAAAATGATTTTTGTGATTTTGTAGCATATGGTAGAGAGCTACTTAGAAATCCAAATCTTGTTTTTTATGTAGCAAATGAGTTTGAAGAAAAAGAGAAAATAAACAGCTCTTATCAAAGAGCTTTTGTATAATAAAAAAAAGAAAAAATTTAATTTAAAAGGAAAAATTATGGAAAAAACATTTATGGAAGCTATGGATTTTAGACATGCTTGTAAAGTATTTGATGAGAGTAAAAAAATCAATGATGAGGATATGAATTTCATTTTAGAAGCAGCTAGAAAATCTCCTAGTTCATTTGGTATGGAACCTTGGAAGTTTTTGGTTATTACAAATGAAGAATTAAAAGCAAAATTAAGACCTCTTTGTTGGAATCAAGTTCAAATTACTTCTTGTTCTCATTTAGTTGTAGTTTTAGCTGCTATTGATGCTGTTAAGCCAGAATTTGGTGAAGTTGAAAGAAAATTTAGAAGAAGAGAGATGCCACAAGATAAACTTGATATGTATTTGGGTTTATATGCGAATCATTTAAAAGATACTTTATCAAGTGATGAAAAAGTTTTATCATGGACTTCTAAACAAACTTATATTGCTTTAG
Coding sequences within:
- a CDS encoding NAD(P)H-dependent oxidoreductase; the encoded protein is MEKTFMEAMDFRHACKVFDESKKINDEDMNFILEAARKSPSSFGMEPWKFLVITNEELKAKLRPLCWNQVQITSCSHLVVVLAAIDAVKPEFGEVERKFRRREMPQDKLDMYLGLYANHLKDTLSSDEKVLSWTSKQTYIALGNMMTAAAIKEIDSCPIEGFEKEKVEEILGLDTKKFQVSCILPFGYRINPQSTQLREELKNIVEFIK
- a CDS encoding winged helix-turn-helix transcriptional regulator; this translates as MYYINDKEYRCSVAVTLDIFNDRWKLAIIWHLLDGEKRFKELHEIINEITQKTLTIKLKELEEKNIIHREVYAEVPPKVVYSLTSCGKNLKPVLEEMHKWGIDYVKEFGKVTSENMCENSFCE
- a CDS encoding NADH:flavin oxidoreductase/NADH oxidase, encoding MSLLLKSANIGTLELKNRVVMPPMCMYKSDESGEIKDFHKYHYVSRALGGVGFIIVEATAIEPKGRISSNDLGLWDDSLIEKHKQLNKDIHSFGAKTAIQIAHAGRKSTVIDSTPIAPSSIAFSKEALYKLPKEVSIEEIKDIKELFIKAAFRAKEANYDAIELHSAHGYLLCEFLSPLSNNRTDIYGGTLENRCRLVLEIATEIKQKLDLPLIVRISADEWMKEGWNIEDSIYLSKELEKIGVDAIHVSSGGNIEKPDNTPIIEALYQSFWAKKIKENVNIPVIAVGLITTAIEGEYLLENDFCDFVAYGRELLRNPNLVFYVANEFEEKEKINSSYQRAFV
- a CDS encoding putative quinol monooxygenase — its product is MKNIVIVATIKVKEAFKEEVYNELLKLHKATHEFDEGCIQYDLHKDLSDDFSFTFVETWESQDFLSLHEEKEHFKTFVSKIENKIEGLTINKLEKLEI
- a CDS encoding NAD(P)H-dependent oxidoreductase, producing MKKVLILNGHQYYDVVAKGELTQHYIDTANDFFLKNGFEVKHTHIEKGYDVEEECQKFEWADYVLFQYPVYWMGVPWITKKYFDETFTQGRHYTSDGRSRSDESKTYGTGGLLKGKKYMLSLTYNCPTSEFDNPKGFFDGLSLDEAHIATHKTFQFCGLEPLKTYSVHDIFKGDLDLKKELEKFEAVLTENFL